Proteins from a genomic interval of Nematostella vectensis chromosome 5, jaNemVect1.1, whole genome shotgun sequence:
- the LOC125563210 gene encoding uncharacterized protein LOC125563210, whose amino-acid sequence MQTERFDMARSQSAKARESRNLLSIALFVLIPPSRGQEIRTLRIAPSGDREHVQGLNSLVLNSDGTLMFRFEDYKTYGSHGVDVTNLPEDHRLNVIIREYLDKYRDILLDASDDGTTNNFLLLTDKGKPFSGPAFSTHMKSVFYHLTGVSVNLHLLRSSFVTYCYGDSQCTDAMKDSLASALRHTRKQAQLTYDRRNSSEKKSLAVSLASELAENTIESLSAQPSDRNAGLDKGSWVALTVEGSTLANPNILLARIQNLMPGRKASLLWFKATAEKGLYAFHYDEASWIESLDALVPVQVKEIKNSPGLYKLTTSLKKIHRAVLGNN is encoded by the exons ATGCAGACAGAAAGATTTGACATGGCACGCTCACAG AGTGCCAAGGCTAGGGAGAGCAGGAATCTGCTGTCGATCGCGCTTTTCGTATTGATACCTCCTTCCAGAGGACAAGAGATCCGGACACTGCGAATTGCCCCGTCCGGTGACAGAGAACACGTCCAGGGACTGAATTCATTAGTCTTGAATTCAGATGGCACCCTCATGTTCAGATTCGAGGATTACAAAACATATGGCTCTCATGGGGTTGATGTCACAAATTTGCCA GAAGATCACAGATTGAACGTCATCATAAGGGAATATCTGGACAAATACAGAGATATTCTTCTCGACGCCTCTGACGATGGCACAACCAACAATTTTCTTCTCCTG acaGATAAAGGAAAACCCTTTAGTGGTCCCGCATTCTCAACCCACATGAAGTCTGTCTTTTACCACCTAACAGGAGTGAGTGTCAACTTGCACCTTCTGAGAAGCTCCTTCGTGACTTATTGTTATGGGGACAG CCAGTGCACCGACGCAATGAAAGACAGTTTGGCGTCGGCCTTGAGACACACAAGGAAGCAAGCTCAACTCACCTATGACCGTAGAAATTCCAGCGAAAAGAAGAGTTTGGCTGTCAGCCTTGCTTCAGAATTAGCAGAAAATACAATCGAGTCACTATCAGCTCAGCCGTCCGACAGAAATGCAGGGCTTGATAAAGGTAGCTGGGTTGCTCTCACAGTAGAAGGCAGCACTCTGGCAAATCCGAACATTCTGCTAGCTAGAATTCAGAACCTCATGCCCGGTAGAAAGGCTTCGCTACTGTGGTTCAAG GCCACTGCGGAAAAAGGCCTGTACGCTTTTCACTACGATGAAGCCAGCTGGATAGAAAGCTTAGATGCCTTAGTTCCCGTCCAAGTGAAAGAGATTAAAAACTCTCCCGGCCTCTACAAATTGACcacatcattgaaaaaaatacacagggcGGTCTTAGGGAACAACTGA